A window of Photobacterium sp. GJ3 contains these coding sequences:
- the slyA gene encoding transcriptional regulator SlyA yields the protein MVQDINYLRDMPLAEQLGRVSRLWKMVADRELAPLGLTHPRWTALWKLQRLGDHVSQKTLAEALEIELASLMRTLKQLEEQSLITRRCCETDKRARIVSLTESGRQMILQMETRIMQVRRQLLAEIREEDLQHLSLMLEQIAHNALDSLHRESDNHAQEK from the coding sequence ATGGTTCAGGACATCAATTATCTTCGGGATATGCCACTGGCAGAGCAACTGGGCCGTGTCTCCCGGTTATGGAAAATGGTCGCCGATCGTGAGCTGGCACCGCTCGGACTGACTCATCCCCGCTGGACAGCATTGTGGAAATTACAACGTCTGGGCGATCACGTCAGCCAGAAGACACTGGCCGAAGCGCTTGAAATCGAACTGGCGTCGTTGATGCGGACCCTGAAGCAACTGGAAGAACAGTCCCTGATCACCCGGCGATGCTGCGAGACCGACAAACGTGCCCGGATCGTCAGCCTGACTGAATCCGGCCGCCAGATGATTTTGCAAATGGAGACCCGCATCATGCAGGTCCGTCGTCAGTTACTGGCGGAGATTCGAGAAGAAGATTTGCAGCATCTGAGTCTGATGCTGGAGCAAATTGCGCATAACGCGCTGGATTCCCTGCACCGGGAAAGCGATAACCACGCACAGGAGAAGTAA